CGCGCGCAGCGCGGCAGCGGTGTCGGTGGTGAAGTAAGGGTTGCCGGTGCCGGCGGCGAAGATCACGACGCGCCCCTTCTCCAGGTGGCGCTGGGCGCGACGGCGGATATAGGGCTCGCAGACCGTCGCCATCGGAATGGCCGACTGCACACGGGTCTGCACGCCGATGCGTTCCAGCGCGTCCTGCATGGCCAGGGCGTTCATCACCGTGGCCAGCATGCCCATATAGTCGGCGCTGGACCGCTCCATCCCCTTGGCCGCCCCGGCCATGCCGCGAAAGATGTTGCCGCCGCCGATGACGAGGCACAGCTCGACCCCCGACTTGACGATTTCCGCCACGTCCTCGGCGACCGACTGAACCGTATTGGTGTCGATTCCGTACGGCGTATCGCCCATCAGGACCTCGCCGGACACTTTCAGCAGGATGCGGCGATATTTTTGGGGCGCGCTGGTATCGGACATGGGACCGCTATTCCTGAGTCGTCGGCACGCACATTACGTGCGTTCTACAGAAGTGGGATGGATTTTGCCAACCACGGCGCGCACGCCGGATGGCAGACATGATAAGGGCGCGGCGCGCGTCGAACGCGCCGCGCCCTCAGTCTTGATCCGACGTCATGCGACGCCGGCGATCGGCCCTTAGGCCTGACCGGTCATCGAGGCGACTTCAGCCGCGAAGTCGTCTTGCTTCTTCTCGACGCCTTCGCCCAGGGCGAGACGCGTGAAGCCTTTGACGGCGACCGGAACGCCGAGGGTCTTGGCGGTTTCGGCGACCAGTTGTTCGACGGTCTGGTCCGGGTTCATGACGAAGGCTTGCTTCAGCAGCACCACTTCTTCCAGGAACTTGCGGATACGGCCCTCGATCATCTTCTCGACGACGGCGGCGGGCTTGCCCGACTCCAGCGCCTGCTCGGTGAAGACGGCCTTTTCACGCTCGATGGCGGCCGGGTCCAGATCGTCCGGCGACAGCGACAGCGGCGAGGTCGCGGCGACGTGCATCGCGATCTTGCGGCCCAGCTCGCGCAGGGCGGCCTTGTCGCCGGTCGACTCGACGGCCACCAGCACGCCGATGCGGCCGAGGTCCGGCGCGGTGGCGTTGTGGATGTACGAGGCGACGACGCCGTTCTCGACCGACCACTTGGCGGCGCGGCGGACCATCATGTTCTCGCCGATCGTGGCGATCAGGTTGGTCAGGTGGTCCTGAACGGTTTCGCCGCCAGCCAGCTTGGCTGCGGTGATCGCGTCGACCGAACCGTCGGTGCCGAGCGCGGCGCCAGCGATCTGACGGGCGGCGCCTTGGAACAGGTCGTTACGCGACACGAAGTCGGTCTCGGCGTTCACTTCTACGGCCGTGGCGGTTTCGCCCGCGCCTTGCTCGGCGGTGGCGATCGCGACGAGGCCTTCGGCGGCGGCGCGGTCAGCCTTCTTGGCGGCCTTGGACAGACCCTTGGCGCGCAGCCAGTCGATGGACGCTTCGATGTCGCCGTTGTTTTCAGCCAGCGCCTTCTTGCAGTCCATCATGCCGACGCCGGACTTTTCGCGCAGTTCCTTGACGAGGGCGGCGGTGATCTCAGCCATCGAAAATCTCCAGATTCAAACGGTTGGCGACTGGGCTTGTTAGCCCGCCAAATCGATAAAGAGTTGGGACCGGACTACTTAGCCCGGTCCCATGTCAGGGGCGCGACGGTCCCGCGCCGGGCGGTCGCCCAGCTAGGGACACGCGAGAAATCAGCCTTCAGCCGATTCCGGAGCCGCTTCGGCGGCCGGAGCTTCCGGAGCCAGTTCGCGGGCCAGGGCCGGCTCGACCGGGGCCACGGCGGCGCCCAGGTCGACACCCGAAGCGGCTTGACCGGCGGCCAGACCGTCGAGGACGGCGTCGGCGATCAGGTCGCAGTAAAGTTGCAGGGCGCGGGCGGCGTCGTCGTTACCCGGGATCGGGTAGGTGATACCGTCCGGATCGCAGTTGGTGTCGAGGATGGCGACGACCGGGATGTTCAGCTTGCGGGCTTCCAGGATCGCGATCGCTTCCTTGTTGGTGTCGATCACGAACATGATGTCGGGGATGCCGCCCATGTCCTTGATGCCGCCCAGCGACAGTTCCAGCTTGTCGCGCTCGCGGGTCAGCTGCAGCAGTTCCTTCTTGGAGCGGCCTTGGGCTTCGCCGGCCAGGACGCCTTCCAGCTCGCGCAGACGAGCGATCGAGCCCGAGACGGTGCGCCAGTTGGTCAGGGTGCCGCCGAGCCAGCGGTGATTCACGTAGTACTGGGCGCAGCGCTTGGCGGCCGTGGCGACCGGGTCGCTGGCCTGGCGCTTGGTGCCGACGAACAGCACGCGGCCGCCGGCGGCGGCGACTTCACGGACCTTCACCAGGGCTTGGTGCAGCAGCGGGATCGTCTGCGACAGGTCGATGATGTGGATGTTCGAGCGCGAACCGAAGATGTAGCGGTCCATCTTCGGGTTCCAGCGGTGCGTCTGGTGACCGAAGTGGGCGCCGGCTTCCAGGAGCTGACGCATGGAGAATTCGGGAAGAGCCATCGGGCCTTTATCCTTTTTCCGGTTGAACCTCCGTGGACACCCCCGATCCAGACCATTCTGGAGCGGGACCGGAACGGCGACGCCGGGATGTCTCCCCAATGCAGCCGAACGTCCACGTGTGGAATGGCCGCGCAAATAGTCGCTACTGAGCGAAAAGGCAAGCCCGTGCTTCGCGCCGTCACGGGTGAAATATGTTCGCCGGGGGTTTGAGGCGCTCGGGCGCGGCTGTCGTCATCGCCATCGAGAGCCCGAGCCGCCAGCCCTTATCCACAGGGCTGGAGCGCGCTGTCGCAAATCCTCCATGCGACCGTGGCTCATTGGAACCGGTGGTACGGGGAACGGTGATGCTCGCGGTTTTCGATATGGACGGTACGTTGCTGAACGGCGACTCCACAGCGATGTGGCTGTGGGCGCGCGCGAAACGATCGCCGCTGCGGATGTTGGCCACCCTAGCCGTCGCGCCGGTCGCCGTGCCGATGGTCGCCCTCCCTTTCACCCGCCGCACTGGAGCTTCGATGCTGCTCTGGATCTCGACGGCGGGACTGTCGGAACAGAAGCTTTTAGCATCCTGCGATACGTTCGCCCACGCGTTCGTCGAGAAGCGCTGCGGCCTATCGTGGAAGCCGCAAGCGCTCGCCACGTTGGACAGTCACGTCGCCGCCGGCGACCGGGTCGTCGTGGTCACCGCCGCCCCGCTGTGCTTGGCGAACGCCCTGCTCCGCACTCTGGACCGTCGCGTGGAGGTGCTCGGCACTTCGTTGAAGCCAGGGCTTGGAGGCTGGGTCGCCAACATCCACTGCCGCAACCAGCGCAAGTGCCAGGCCCTGGCCGAGGCCGGTCACGGCGCTCGCTGGGCTTATGCCTATACCGACAGCCTCGACGACCTGCCGATCCTGCGCGCGGCTGACAAGCCCGTCATCGTCAAGGGCGGCAAGGCGGCGGAGCGACGGCTGTTCCGGGCTGGATTGATGAACGGGCGCGCCGCAGCCTGGTGAAGCAGCGGAGTCTTAAGCAAGGCCGCCTCCGCCGATGGCAAATTGAAATAGCGGCCCAGGCGGTCGCGCTCATCGCCCTTTTCTGCGCCAATCTTGTCGCTGGCCGCGTGAAAACCACCCGGCTTCAAGGCACGAACTATCCGACTCAGCACGCCCCGAAGCGCCAGGAACGGCACATGCAGCAAGCTGGCGTTGGCCCACACCGCGTCATAGGCCCGCTCCGCATCCAGTTCGTCGAACCGCATGACCCGCACTGATTGTCCAAGCCTCGACTCGGCTTGGCTGGCCATGGCGGCGACGCCGTCGGTCGCATCGACGTCGAAGCCTTGCGCCAGCATCGCCACGCTGTCGCGCCCGTCGCCACAGCCCAGTTCCAGGGCCCACGCTCGGGGCGGCAAGCGCTCGAGGAAGGCCTCTAAGGTCCGACTTGACGCGCTGCGAGCGTTCGCCGCGTAGATGGACGCATGGTCGGCATAGAACTGCAGGGTCTGGCCATCGTAGGCGGCGAGGGGCGACGTCATGATGATCCCAACCCTCCGCCCATGAAAACGCCATCCTGAGAGGCATGAGCAACAAGCGCGACCTTCAGGGGGATCCGGCCCCGGACCGACACCTAACTACAGTCCTAGCGCTCCTCACCGGGGAAAGGCGAACAAAGGCAACGCAGGAATATATTCCTATACATCTTCCAAAAGCGCGACACCTGGCGCAGTCTTCAACGCACCGCGCAGCGCCGCATCCAGAGTATAGCGCCCGGGCAAGCGAAGTTCGATCTCCCGCCCGCCGCCGATCGCCGCGACGAAGGTGACCTCGCCGCCCTTCTGAGCCTGCGCGGGTTCAAGGCGACGCTTCAAGGCGTCGATCTCGGCGGCTGACGGCGATAGGTGAACGCGCAGACCCGCCACGACGTTCTCCACCGCCTTCTCGATCGGTTCGGCGTCATCGCCGAAGAAACGCACCTCGCCGTCCCGCGCCTTAGCGCGGACCTTGATCGCCACAGCCTTGCCCGGCTCAAGCACATCGCGGCATTTGCGCAACGACTCCGGCGGATACAGGACCTCGTACTCACCCGTAGGGTCAGACAGGGAAACAAAGGCGAACTTCTCGCCGCTTTGCGAGGCTCGCTCCTGCCGCCGGCGCACCACCCCACACATCCGGAAGGCTTCCGCGCCGGCCTCGGCCTGGGCCATGGCTTCGGCCAGCATGACTGTGCGGCGGCGCCGAAGCATGCCGACCATGTCCTCCAGCGGGTGTCCTGTCAGGTAGAAGCCGACAGCCGACAACTCCTCATCCAGAAGATCGACTTGGTTCCAGTTCTCGGTCTTGGACAGACGGGGGCGACCAGCGCCCGGGTCGGAACCGAAGAGGCCGCCCTGCCCGCCCTGGCGGTCGGCGTGACAGCTCTGAGCGTGGGCGATCAGGACATCGGCCGAGGCGACGATCTGGGCGCGATTCTTGTGGATCGAGTCAAAAGCCCCGGCCCGCGCCAGGTTTTCAATCGCCCGCTTGTTGACCTGCTTGGGGTCGATGCGTTCGACGAAGTCGAAGATGTCGCGGAACGGGCCGCCCTCCTCGCGCACCGCTACTAGGTGCTTCATCGCCTCGAGACCGACGTTACGGATCGCGCCGAGCGCATAGAGCACTTCGCCATTCTCGACCTCAAAGTCAGCGCCGGACCGGTTCACATCGGGCGCGCGCACCGTGATCCCGAAGCGGCGCGCGTCCTGATGGAAAACGGCTAGCTTGTCGGTGTTCGACAGGTCGAGGCTCATCGAAGCCGCGAAGAACTCGACTGGTGTGTTCGCCTTCAGCCAAGCGGTCTGGTACGAAATAAACGCGTAGGCGGCAGCGTGCGACTTGTTGAAGCCGTAGCCGGCGAACTTGGCGACCAATTCGAAGATGGAGCCAGACTGCTCCTCAGGAACGCCCTTCTCCTTAGCGCCAGACACGAAACGGATCTTCTGAAGATCCATCTCCTCCTTCTTTTTCTTGCCCATAGCCCGGCGCAGGAGGTCAGCTTCGCCGAGGCTGTAACCTGCCAGGATCTGGGCGATCTGCATCACCTGTTCCTGGTAGACGATGACGCCGTAGGTCTCTTTCAGCACCGCCTCCAGCGAGGGGTGCAAGGTGTCGACGGGCTTGCGGCCAAACTTGCAGTCAACGAACGTGTCGATGTTATCCATCGGACCAGGACGATAGAGTGAGATCAGCGCGGTGATCTCCTCGATCGAGCCGCAGCGCATCTTGCGCAGCGTGTCGCGCATGCCCTGGCTTTCCAGCTGGAACACGCCGACGGTCTGACCGGAGGCAAGCAACTCGTAGGTTTTGGCGTCGTCGAAGGGCAGCTTACCCAGATCAATCTCGAAGCCGCGTTTTTTCAGGTGCTTCACCGCACGGTCAAGCACGGTCAGCGTCTTCAGGCCCAGGAAGTCGAACTTCACCAGGCCCGCGCTTTCAACCCACTTCATGTTGAACTGGGTGGCCGGCAGATCCGAACGCGGATCCTTGTAGAGCGGCGTCAGTTGCGTCAGCGGCCGGTCGCCGATCACCACGCCGGCCGCGTGGGTCGAAGCGTTCCGGAACAGGCCTTCCAACTGGAGCGCGACGTCCAGGCAGGCCGAGACGTTGGCGTCTTCCTTCTTGGCCTGTTTGAGGCGGGGTTCCAGATCGATCGCCTGGGCCAGGGTCACCGGCGCGGCGGGGTTGTTCGGCACCATTTTACAGAGCCGGTCGACGAGACCGAGCGGCAACTGCATCACGCGTCCCACGTCACGCAGAACAGCGCGCGCCTGTAGCGAGCCGAAGGTGATGATCTGAGCAACGCGATCGCGGCCGTACTTCTCCTGCACGTACGAGATCACCTCTTCGCGCCGCTCCTGACAGAAGTCGACGTCGAAGTCGGGCATCGAAACCCGCTCGGGATTAAGGAAGCGCTCGAACAGCAGACCAAACCGGAGCGGGTCGAGGTCGGTGATGGTCAGCACCCAGGCCACCAGCGAGCCGGCGCCCGAACCCCGTCCAGGACCAACCGGGATCCCGTGCGCCTTACCCCATTTGATAAAGTCCGACACGATCAGGAAGTAGCCGGGGAAGCCCATCTTCTTGATGATGCCGAGCTCGAAATCGAGCCGCTTCCAATATTCTTCCTCGGGCGCCGAGAGGGTTAGTCCCTCGAGGCGCATTTTCAGGCCTTCGCGCGCCTGGTGCTCAAGTTCCTCGGCCTCGTTACGACCATCGCCGGTCGGGAAGCTGGGCAGGATGGGATCGCGCTTGTGCACCATGAAGGCGCAGCGTCGGGCGATGTCCAGGGTGTTGTCGCAGGCCTCAGGCAGATCGGCGAACAGCTTGCGCATCTCGTCCGCCGGCTTGAACCAGTGCTCTGGCGTGACACGTCGCCGTTCGTCCTGACCGACAAACGCGCCATCGGAGATGCATAGCAACGCGTCGTGCGCTTCGTAGAAGCCCGGCTTGGCGAAATAGACGTCATTGGTCGCCACCAGCGGCACGTCGTGATCGTACGCCCAGTTGACGAGACCCGGCTCCGCCGCCGCCTGACGCGGAAGCCCATGACGCTGCAGTTCGACATAGAAGCGATCGCCAAACATGCGATGCATCTCGGCCAGGGCCGCCGAGGCCTCGGCGGTCTTGCCGGCGGCGAAGAGAGCGTCGACGGGGCCATCGGTCCCGCCCGACAGCAGGATCAGGCCCTCGCTGTACTCAGCCACCTTGGCCCAAGGAACGACGGGTTCAGGCAGCTCAGCGCTGTCGAGATAGGCGATCGACGACAGTTCGGAGAGGTTGAGGTAGCCCCGCTCGTTCTGGGCCAGCAACATGATGGTCGGCGCACGCGCCCAGCGCTCGGTAGGGCCTCCGCCGATGCCGACCACGGGAATGGCGCAGCCGATGATGGGCTGCACGCCAGCATCCTTGGCGTAGGAGGAGTATTCCAGCGCCCCGAAGAGGTTGGCGCGGTCGGCGAGACCCGCGGCAGGCATCTTGGCCTCGGCGGCCAGCTTGCCGATCTGGTCGGCCTTTATGGCGCCTTCTAGCAGCGAGTAGGCCGAACGGACCCGCAGGTGGACGAAACCTTGCCCCTCCGCGCCCGACATGACCGACCTCCGCTAAATCATCGCCACGCGGCGACTCAGGCCACCAAGTTGGCGACCGTGCACATCATCCAGACGAAGCCGACGACGGAAACAAGGGCCAAAGACTCACGCGCGACACGGATCATCGGAACCTCCACAGATTTCTTGTTTTGTTCCATATTCCGGTTTTGTTCTGTTCACAAGATGTTCCGCACCGGTCCAGTGCATTTTCTTCGTGCGAAAGACCGATCAGTCCCCTGCGGCCCCCGAAACGGGTGGCCAATCCGCTCGGAGTCGGCCAGATCAGCGCCATGCGCCTGATCATCGACACCGACACGGCGGGAGACGACGTGTTCTCCCTGATGCTCGCCCTCACCCGTCCTGGGGTGCAGCTCGAGGCCATCACCATCGCGCACGGCAATGTTGGCTTCGAACAGCACGCCGAGAATGCGCTTGTCACGCTGGAGCGCTGCGGGCGGGCCGGTGAGGTTCCGGTCTATCTCGGCGCCCAGTTTCCTCTGATGCGGGCGCCCCTGGATGCCGCCTACGTGTTCGGCCGCGACGGCATGAGCGACAGCGGCTTTGCGAAGACGGCGCAGCGTCCCGCAGACGGCCACGCGGTCGACGAACTGGTGCGGCGGATCATGGCCGCCCCGGGCGAGATCACCCTGATCGCCCAGGCGCCTCTGACCAACATCGCCCTCGCCTATCAGCGCGAGCCGCGCATCGCCAAGGCGCTGAAACACCTGTGGGTGATGGGCGGCACCGACAACGGCGTCGGCAATGTGACGCCGGCGGCGGAGTACAATTTCTACGCCGATCCCGAGGCGGCCAAGATCGTGGTCAACGCCGGCTTCAACCTCTCCATCGCCACCTGGACCCTGACCTTGAAGGACGGGTTATGGACGACGGAGCAACTGGACGCGCTGGACGCACTGGGCACTGACAAGGCGCGGTTCTTCACGGATGTGAACCGCGCCTCGCTCGCTTTCGCCCGCGAGACCGAGGGCCTGGACGGCAGCCTGCACCCCGACGCCCTCACCTGTGCGATCGCCTTGGACGAGAGCCTGATTCTTGAGGCCGAGCACTGCGTCGTCGATGTCGAAACCGTTGGCGAGCTCACCCGCGGCTATCTGAGCGTCTCACATTCGATTCTGCCTGACATCGAGATCGCTGACCCGGCGCTGAAGCGCCGTGCGCCAAACGCGCGCGTGATCAAGGCAATCGATCGCGAAGGCTTCTTTGCGGCGATGCGAGGCGCCCTGCTCTAGCCTCGCTGGACTTCGAGGTGGCCGTCCTTCAGGGCGACCACCCGATCCATAAACCGCGCGAGCTCCATGTTGTGCGTCGCGATGACAGCCGCAACGCCCTGCTCGCGGCAGACCTGGTAGAGCGATTGGAAGACGGCGCCTGAAGTCGCCGGATCCAGATTGCCCGTGGGCTCATCGGCCAGTAGCAGCTTGGGACGATTGGCCAGGGCTCGGGCGATCGCCACGCGCTGCTGCTCGCCGCCCGACATCTGGGCCGGTTGGTGGTTCAGGCGGTGGCCTAGGCCCAGCCCTTCCAGCAGCGCTTTAGCCCGAGCGTCAGCCTCTCGGCGGCTTTTGCCCGCGATGGTCAGCGGCATGGCCACGTTCTCCAGCGCGGAGAACTCCGGCAGCAGGTGGTGGAACTGATAGACAAAGCCGACCGTCCCCAGGCGAATACGTGTGCGCGCCCGCTCCGAGAGCGTGGAGCAGTCACGTCCCTCCAACGCCACAAGACCAGCGTCTGGCCGTTCCAACAGGCCGGCCGAATGCAGCAGGGAGGACTTGCCAGAGCCCGACGGACCGATCAGGCCCACGACCTCGCCAGGATAGACGTCCAGGTCGACGCCCCGCAGGACGGGCAGATCGCCGGCTTCGGTCTTGTAGACGCGTTCCAGGCCGCGCAGGGCGAGAACAGGATCACTCATAGCGGAGCGCCTCCACCGGATCGAGGCGCGAGGCGCGCAGGGCGGGCGGAAGTGTGGCCAAGATGCTCATGGCCGCCGAGGCCAGGACAATGCCGCCGACCTCGCGCCAATCGATCTTCGCCGGAATGTGCGAGAGCATATAGACGTCGGCATTGAACACCGATGTGCCAGTCGCCCACTCAACGAAGTTCTGGATCGGGGTGATGTAGGCGCAGAAGACCACGCCCAGCGCCAGGCCGCACAGAGTTCCGGCCACGCCGATCGAGGCGCCGGCCATCAGGAAGATGCGCAGCACCGCGCCCTGGCTGGCGCCCATGGTGCGCAGGATCGCGATGTCCTTGCCCTTGTTCTTCACCAACATGACCAAGCTGGAGATGATGTTCAGGGTCGCGATCGCCACGATGCAGAACAGGATCAGTCGCATCACCTTGCGCTCGACCTGCAGCGCGGTGAAATAGCTGTGGTTCTTGTCCATCCAGTCGCTGACCAAGGCTCCGGGACCGCTGGCGACTTCGACCGCCTGCTTCAGCGCCTTGGCGTTGTCGGGGTCGTCGAGCTTGATCTCGACATAGTCGACCGTGGTGTCACGCCCGAAGAACAGCTGAGCCTGCTCGAGCGGCATGTAGATGAAAGCCTCGTCGAACTGGCTCATGCCAACGCTGAAGACGCCGCCGACGATATAGTTCTTCTCGCGCGTCGAGCTGCCGAAGGCCGTAGCCGGGCCGGAGGGGGAAATGACGGTGATCGGATCGCCCGGTTGAACGCCGAGGGTCTGGGCCATGCGATCACCGATCAGCACGATGTCCCCGCCGTACTCGCCCTGGCCAAAGCCCTCCATCGAGCCCTTCTTGATGTTGCCCGAAATCAGCGACATGTGGCGCAGGTCGCTGGTCGTGACGCCACGTACAATGGCGCCCGTCACCTGCGTAGGACCGATGACCATGGCCTGGGCCTCGACCATCGGCGCGGCCTGGATCACCCCCGGCGCGGCCTTGATCCGTCGAATGATGGTGTCCCGGTCAGGCCCGTTGATCAGCGGAGACTGGGCGTAGAGGTGCCCGTTGAAGCCGAGGATCCGGCCGAGCAGCTCGGCCCGGAAGCCGTTCATGACGCTCATCACGGTGATGAGGGCGAAGACCGCCAGCATCACCGCGCTGAACGAGATGACCGAGATCAGCGCCACGCCGCCGTTCTTGCGCTTGGCGAACAGGTACCGGCGAGCGACCGAGCGCTCCCAGCGACTGAAGGGACCGGCGGCGCGGGCGTCTGGCATCAGGCGGTCTTGCTCTTGGTCAGGCCGTCCAGGACGGACTCAAGCGAGGCCGTGTGGCGCTCGCCGGTCTTGCGGTTCTTGATCTCAACGACACCTTCGGCGATGCCCTTGGGACCGACGATCAGCTGCCAGGGAAGACCGATCAGGTCCATGGTGGCGAACTTGGCGCCGCCACGGGCGTCGGTGTCGTCGTACAGCACGTCGCGGCCAGCGGCCTTGAGCGCGTTGTAGGCGGTCTCGCAGGCCGCGTCGCAGGCCGCGTCGCCCTGGCGCATGTTGACGATGCCGACATCGAAGGGCGCGACGCTTTCCGGCCAGATGATGCCGCCGTCGTCGTGGCTGGCCTCGATGATCGCGCCCAGCAGGCGGGAAACGCCGACGCCATAGCTGCCCATCTGCACCGGAACCTGCTGGCCATCCGGCCCTTGGACCGTGGCCTTCATGGGCTCGGAGTACTTCGTGCCGAACGAGAAGATGTGGCCGACCTCGATGCCGCGCGCCGAAAGGCGATCGCTTTCCGGCAGGGCGTTGAAGGCGGCCTCGTCGTGCATCTCCTCGGTCGCGGCGTACAGCGCCGTGCGCTGGTTCACGATCGGCTGCAGGTCGCCGTTGATCCAGTCGAGGTCCGGACCGGGCGCGGGCATCTCCACCAGATCCTTGTGGCAGAACACGGCGCTTTCGCCGGTCTCGGCCAGGACGATGAACTCGTGGGAGAGGTCCCCGCCGATCGGACCGGTGTCGGCCCGCATCGGCACGGCCTTCAGGCCCATCCGCGCGAACAGGTTCAGGTAGGCCACGAACATGCGGTTATACGACTTTCGCGCGCCGTCCGCGTCGAGGTCGAAGCTGTAGGCGTCCTTCATGAAGAACTCGCGGCCGCGCATCACGCCAAAGCGCGGACGGCGCTCGTCCCGGAACTTCCACTGGATGTTGTAGAGGTTCTTGGGCAGGTCCTTGTAGCTCTTGATCGACGCGCGGAAGATGTCGGTGACGACCTCCTCAGCCGTCGGACCGAACAGAAGCTCGCGCTTGTGACGGTCAGTGATGCGCAGCATCTCGTCGCCGTAGTCGTCGTAGCGACCGCTCTCGCGCCACAGGTCAGCCAATTGGATGGTCGGCATCAAGAGCTCGATGGCCCCGGCGCGATCCATTTCCTCGCGGACGATCTGTTCGATCTTGTTCAGCACCCGAAGACCCAGCGGCAGCCAGGCATAAATGCCCGCCGCCTCCTGGCGGATCATGCCGGCGCGGAGCATCAGCTGGTGCGAAACGATCTGGGCGTCGGACGGCGCTTCCTTCAGCACCGGCAGGAAATAGCGCGACAAGCGCATCAGCTTGGAAACTCCGGGAATTCGAGAAGGGCCTGAGATAGCCCCTCGCCCGACAGCTTGGCAACGCAGTAGAGCCTGCCCGGTTCAGAACTTTGATCTGAACCGGATCAGCAGGCTCGCCCATCCAAGCTTGGAAGCGCGACTATCGCAGAAACCGCCCGCCACGTTGTGCGGTCGCGCTTCGGGCTAAAGTATGGCTCCGGCTGCAAAAAGAGAGGCCGCGCGGATCGCCGCGCGGCCTGTCAGTCATCGTCGGGGAAGACGCCACAGAGCGAGACCGGCAAGGCCGATCTCCTGAGAACACCTTACCGACCAAACAGATGTTGGGGCACGGTCATCCGCCGGAAGCGCTAACAATGAGGCCATTAGCCCAAGACTTGAGCGTTTCGAGGCAAAGCGGTCGCCTCTCGCCCAAGCCTTGTGCATTCGCACGTCAGATAGCCGCCGGAAGATCCGGTAGCGTGATCAGCTTGAAGTGCACGATCAGGAAGAACAGGCCGAACACCACGGCCGAGAGCCAGGTCGTGGTGATGAACTTGCGCTTCAGGTTCGGGTTCATCGGCGCCCCGGGATCCACGCCGGGCGGCGGCTTGATCCCGGCTTCGAAGAAGCTGCGCGATCCGAGCGGCAGAACCGCGAACAGAACGGTCCACCAAATGGTCATGTAGATCGCGAACCAGGTGATCGGGCTCATCAGTGATGCGCGTCCTTCGGCGTTTCCATGAGCTCGACAAGCATGCCGCCCATGTCCTTGGGGTGAACAAAGATGATCAGCGTGCCATGTGCGCCGATGCGAGGCTCACCGAGCACCGTTGCGCCCTTGGCCACGAGGGCGTCACGGGCTTCGTAGATGTTCTCGACCTCGAAGCAGATGTGATGCTGGCCGCCCTTAGGGTTCTTGGCCAGGAACCCATGGATCGGGGAACTCTCGCCATAGGGCTCGATCAGTTCGATCTGGCTGTTGGGCAGGTTGACGAAGCAGACCCAGACCCCCTGTTCCGGCATCGCCCATTTGTCGGTGATCGAAGTCGCGCCGAGCAGGTCGCGATACATCTTCACCGACTCGTCGATAGAGGGCGTGGCGACGCCGACGTGATTGAGCTTGCCGATCATCTCGAGGAACTCCCGCTGCTTTTCTGTTGTTGGCTCTTGGCCTAGCACCAGTGCTGCAATGCGGAAAGATAGGGCGTCCACGGTCCGGCTGCGGACGCCCTATCGGTCAGAGCCGAAGAACCGTCGTCTCGACGACCGGCTTGCGCTCCCAGATGCGGAAGGCCGCCTTCTTCACCGCGCGGGAAATCGCGCCCTCAATCGTCTCGTCGATCTCGCGCGCATCGCCGTCCAGTTTTTTATAGGCGCTCTCAGCTTCTTCGCAGAGATCATCCAGCGCGTCATCCAGCGTGTACTCATCGTCGCCCGTCAGGCCGATGCCCCGGATCTGCGGCCCCGAGACGATCTTGTTGCGACCATCGAGCACGATCGACACC
The DNA window shown above is from Caulobacter sp. FWC26 and carries:
- a CDS encoding haloacid dehalogenase-like hydrolase, with the translated sequence MLAVFDMDGTLLNGDSTAMWLWARAKRSPLRMLATLAVAPVAVPMVALPFTRRTGASMLLWISTAGLSEQKLLASCDTFAHAFVEKRCGLSWKPQALATLDSHVAAGDRVVVVTAAPLCLANALLRTLDRRVEVLGTSLKPGLGGWVANIHCRNQRKCQALAEAGHGARWAYAYTDSLDDLPILRAADKPVIVKGGKAAERRLFRAGLMNGRAAAW
- the rpsB gene encoding 30S ribosomal protein S2; translation: MALPEFSMRQLLEAGAHFGHQTHRWNPKMDRYIFGSRSNIHIIDLSQTIPLLHQALVKVREVAAAGGRVLFVGTKRQASDPVATAAKRCAQYYVNHRWLGGTLTNWRTVSGSIARLRELEGVLAGEAQGRSKKELLQLTRERDKLELSLGGIKDMGGIPDIMFVIDTNKEAIAILEARKLNIPVVAILDTNCDPDGITYPIPGNDDAARALQLYCDLIADAVLDGLAAGQAASGVDLGAAVAPVEPALARELAPEAPAAEAAPESAEG
- the dnaE gene encoding DNA polymerase III subunit alpha, whose product is MSGAEGQGFVHLRVRSAYSLLEGAIKADQIGKLAAEAKMPAAGLADRANLFGALEYSSYAKDAGVQPIIGCAIPVVGIGGGPTERWARAPTIMLLAQNERGYLNLSELSSIAYLDSAELPEPVVPWAKVAEYSEGLILLSGGTDGPVDALFAAGKTAEASAALAEMHRMFGDRFYVELQRHGLPRQAAAEPGLVNWAYDHDVPLVATNDVYFAKPGFYEAHDALLCISDGAFVGQDERRRVTPEHWFKPADEMRKLFADLPEACDNTLDIARRCAFMVHKRDPILPSFPTGDGRNEAEELEHQAREGLKMRLEGLTLSAPEEEYWKRLDFELGIIKKMGFPGYFLIVSDFIKWGKAHGIPVGPGRGSGAGSLVAWVLTITDLDPLRFGLLFERFLNPERVSMPDFDVDFCQERREEVISYVQEKYGRDRVAQIITFGSLQARAVLRDVGRVMQLPLGLVDRLCKMVPNNPAAPVTLAQAIDLEPRLKQAKKEDANVSACLDVALQLEGLFRNASTHAAGVVIGDRPLTQLTPLYKDPRSDLPATQFNMKWVESAGLVKFDFLGLKTLTVLDRAVKHLKKRGFEIDLGKLPFDDAKTYELLASGQTVGVFQLESQGMRDTLRKMRCGSIEEITALISLYRPGPMDNIDTFVDCKFGRKPVDTLHPSLEAVLKETYGVIVYQEQVMQIAQILAGYSLGEADLLRRAMGKKKKEEMDLQKIRFVSGAKEKGVPEEQSGSIFELVAKFAGYGFNKSHAAAYAFISYQTAWLKANTPVEFFAASMSLDLSNTDKLAVFHQDARRFGITVRAPDVNRSGADFEVENGEVLYALGAIRNVGLEAMKHLVAVREEGGPFRDIFDFVERIDPKQVNKRAIENLARAGAFDSIHKNRAQIVASADVLIAHAQSCHADRQGGQGGLFGSDPGAGRPRLSKTENWNQVDLLDEELSAVGFYLTGHPLEDMVGMLRRRRTVMLAEAMAQAEAGAEAFRMCGVVRRRQERASQSGEKFAFVSLSDPTGEYEVLYPPESLRKCRDVLEPGKAVAIKVRAKARDGEVRFFGDDAEPIEKAVENVVAGLRVHLSPSAAEIDALKRRLEPAQAQKGGEVTFVAAIGGGREIELRLPGRYTLDAALRGALKTAPGVALLEDV
- the pyrH gene encoding UMP kinase, whose product is MSDTSAPQKYRRILLKVSGEVLMGDTPYGIDTNTVQSVAEDVAEIVKSGVELCLVIGGGNIFRGMAGAAKGMERSSADYMGMLATVMNALAMQDALERIGVQTRVQSAIPMATVCEPYIRRRAQRHLEKGRVVIFAAGTGNPYFTTDTAAALRAAEMDCDALFKGTSVDGVYTADPKKDPKAERYDRLTYMDVLAKDLRVMDASAVALMRDSNIPIVVFSIKGRGNLLTVLRGEGTHTVVAEDRAA
- the tsf gene encoding translation elongation factor Ts, with amino-acid sequence MAEITAALVKELREKSGVGMMDCKKALAENNGDIEASIDWLRAKGLSKAAKKADRAAAEGLVAIATAEQGAGETATAVEVNAETDFVSRNDLFQGAARQIAGAALGTDGSVDAITAAKLAGGETVQDHLTNLIATIGENMMVRRAAKWSVENGVVASYIHNATAPDLGRIGVLVAVESTGDKAALRELGRKIAMHVAATSPLSLSPDDLDPAAIEREKAVFTEQALESGKPAAVVEKMIEGRIRKFLEEVVLLKQAFVMNPDQTVEQLVAETAKTLGVPVAVKGFTRLALGEGVEKKQDDFAAEVASMTGQA